A window of Zonotrichia leucophrys gambelii isolate GWCS_2022_RI unplaced genomic scaffold, RI_Zleu_2.0 Scaffold_36_1286893, whole genome shotgun sequence contains these coding sequences:
- the LOC135460382 gene encoding secretory carrier-associated membrane protein 1-like isoform X4 gives MVTEEHALAQAELLKRQEEVERKAAELDRKEREMQSVNQQGGRKNNWPPLPDNFPVGPCFYQDFSVDIPVEFQKTVKVMYYLWMFHTVTLFLNIFGCLAWFYIDATRGVDFVLSILWFLLFTPCSFVCWYRPLYGAFRSDSSFRFFVFFFVYICQFAVHVLQAAGFQRWGNCGWISSLTSLNKSIPVGIMMTIIAALFTASAVISLIMFKKVHGLYHITGASFEKAQQEFATGVMSNKTVQTAAANAASTAATSAAQNVFKGN, from the exons atggttacagag GAACATGCCTTGGCCCAGGCAGAACTGCTAAAGCGTCAAgaagaagtggaaagaaaagcagctgaattaGATCgcaaagaaagggaaatgcagagtGTAAATCAGCAGGGGG GTAGAAAAAATAACTGGCCACCTCTTCCTGATAATTTTCCAGTAGGTCCGTGTTTCTACCAGGACTTTTCTGTAGACATTCCTGTAGAATTCCAGAAGACAGTAAAGGTTATGTACTATTTGTGGATGT TCCATACAGTGACACTGTTTCTTAATATCTTTGGATGTTTGGCCTGGTTTTACATTGATGCTACACGAGGGGTTGATTTTGTATTGAGCATCCTCTGGTTCTTGCTTTTTACCCCTTGTTCTTTTGTCTGCTGGTACAGACCACTTTATGGAGCTTTCAG GAGTGACAGTTCATTCAGGTTCTTTGTGTTCTTCTTTGTATATATCTGTCAGTTTGCTGTACATGTACTTCAAGCTGCAGGATTTCAAAGATGGGGAAACTG tggGTGGATTTCGTCTCTTACTAGTCTTAATAAGAGTATCCCTGTTGGCATTATGATGACAATCATAGCTGCACTTTTCACAGCATCTGCTGTTATTTCATTAATTATGTTTAAAAAG GTGCATGGTCTCTACCACATTACTGGCGCTAGTTTTGAGAAAGCACAGCAGGAGTTTGCAACAGGAGTGATGTCCAACAAAACTGTACAAACTGCTGCAGCCAATGCTGCATCAACAGCAGCAACCAGTGCAGCTCAGAATGTGTTCAAGGGTAACTGA
- the LOC135460382 gene encoding secretory carrier-associated membrane protein 1-like isoform X2, which translates to MTHVPSTQPAIMKPTEESPAYTQISKEHALAQAELLKRQEEVERKAAELDRKEREMQSVNQQGGRKNNWPPLPDNFPVGPCFYQDFSVDIPVEFQKTVKVMYYLWMFHTVTLFLNIFGCLAWFYIDATRGVDFVLSILWFLLFTPCSFVCWYRPLYGAFRSDSSFRFFVFFFVYICQFAVHVLQAAGFQRWGNCGWISSLTSLNKSIPVGIMMTIIAALFTASAVISLIMFKKVHGLYHITGASFEKAQQEFATGVMSNKTVQTAAANAASTAATSAAQNVFKGN; encoded by the exons GAACATGCCTTGGCCCAGGCAGAACTGCTAAAGCGTCAAgaagaagtggaaagaaaagcagctgaattaGATCgcaaagaaagggaaatgcagagtGTAAATCAGCAGGGGG GTAGAAAAAATAACTGGCCACCTCTTCCTGATAATTTTCCAGTAGGTCCGTGTTTCTACCAGGACTTTTCTGTAGACATTCCTGTAGAATTCCAGAAGACAGTAAAGGTTATGTACTATTTGTGGATGT TCCATACAGTGACACTGTTTCTTAATATCTTTGGATGTTTGGCCTGGTTTTACATTGATGCTACACGAGGGGTTGATTTTGTATTGAGCATCCTCTGGTTCTTGCTTTTTACCCCTTGTTCTTTTGTCTGCTGGTACAGACCACTTTATGGAGCTTTCAG GAGTGACAGTTCATTCAGGTTCTTTGTGTTCTTCTTTGTATATATCTGTCAGTTTGCTGTACATGTACTTCAAGCTGCAGGATTTCAAAGATGGGGAAACTG tggGTGGATTTCGTCTCTTACTAGTCTTAATAAGAGTATCCCTGTTGGCATTATGATGACAATCATAGCTGCACTTTTCACAGCATCTGCTGTTATTTCATTAATTATGTTTAAAAAG GTGCATGGTCTCTACCACATTACTGGCGCTAGTTTTGAGAAAGCACAGCAGGAGTTTGCAACAGGAGTGATGTCCAACAAAACTGTACAAACTGCTGCAGCCAATGCTGCATCAACAGCAGCAACCAGTGCAGCTCAGAATGTGTTCAAGGGTAACTGA